Proteins encoded in a region of the Candidatus Zixiibacteriota bacterium genome:
- the selD gene encoding selenide, water dikinase SelD: MGPVDLHRIVDELDVPSPPEVIVGLGTSDDAGVYRIGPDLSLVLTADFITPPCDDPFLYGQIAAANSLSDVYAMGGTPKAVLNLCCFPTRGIAGELLTEIMRGGLEVTTLAGAVLIGGHTVKDNELKYGLSVTGIVRDADLKTNAGAKPGDVVILTKRIGTGVIVNGLRAEQIDWAVAHPVLKKMAELNKSACEAMLGFDGTHGVTDITGFGLAGHSFEVAQASSVGVRFRFADIPRWTISEQLIAAGASTGVTASNAQALDGKIRITESLDPIQRSILFDPQTSGGLLITIDERQAQLLLNRLIDMGIEDAAICGEVFATDEPHLEIVL, from the coding sequence ATCGGTCCGGTGGACCTGCATCGCATCGTAGACGAGTTGGACGTCCCATCGCCGCCCGAGGTAATCGTCGGATTGGGGACATCCGACGACGCGGGCGTGTATCGCATCGGCCCTGATCTGTCGCTGGTGTTGACGGCGGATTTTATCACGCCGCCGTGCGACGATCCATTCTTGTACGGCCAGATCGCCGCGGCCAACTCGCTCTCCGACGTGTACGCCATGGGAGGCACTCCCAAGGCGGTTCTCAATCTTTGTTGTTTTCCGACGCGCGGCATCGCCGGCGAGTTGCTCACCGAGATCATGCGCGGCGGATTGGAAGTGACGACCCTTGCCGGAGCGGTCCTGATCGGCGGCCACACAGTCAAAGACAATGAACTGAAGTATGGCTTGTCGGTGACGGGCATCGTGCGGGATGCCGATTTGAAGACAAACGCCGGCGCCAAACCGGGTGACGTGGTCATCCTCACCAAGCGGATCGGAACCGGCGTCATCGTCAACGGCCTGCGGGCGGAGCAGATCGATTGGGCCGTCGCACACCCAGTTCTGAAAAAGATGGCGGAATTGAACAAGAGCGCCTGTGAGGCGATGCTGGGATTCGACGGTACACACGGAGTCACCGACATCACCGGGTTCGGGTTGGCGGGACATTCATTTGAGGTGGCCCAGGCATCGAGTGTCGGCGTTCGCTTCCGATTTGCGGATATTCCCCGCTGGACGATCTCGGAGCAACTCATCGCCGCAGGCGCCTCAACCGGGGTCACCGCGTCGAATGCGCAAGCGTTGGATGGGAAGATCAGAATTACCGAGTCGCTCGATCCGATTCAGCGAAGCATTCTGTTCGATCCCCAAACCTCCGGTGGTTTGCTGATTACAATCGATGAGCGGCAGGCACAATTGCTCCTGAACCGCCTGATCGATATGGGAATCGAGGATGCCGCGATCTGCGGAGAGGTCTTTGCTACAGATGAACCTCACTTGGAGATCGTTTTGTAG